From Candidatus Goldiibacteriota bacterium, the proteins below share one genomic window:
- a CDS encoding class I SAM-dependent methyltransferase — MTMAAKGEFSEEELEKNKKVYLSRLELYKSYGYDNEKERLFIINAAEPFGGSVLEAGTGKGHLALAIAKKGHKLITYDVDDTNQRYARMNIDSAGLSEKVKFLIESKEKLSFKDNSFDTVFCVNTLHHLRDSAIVLDELIRVLSDNGKFILSDFTKKAFDVMDVIHRNDGNEHEVVGWSMDKAAEFLKSKGCIITETADEYQTVYIIRKGVK, encoded by the coding sequence ATGACCATGGCGGCAAAAGGCGAATTTTCTGAAGAAGAGCTTGAAAAAAATAAAAAAGTTTATTTGTCAAGGCTTGAGCTTTACAAAAGTTACGGTTATGACAATGAAAAAGAGAGGCTTTTTATAATAAATGCCGCTGAACCTTTTGGCGGCAGTGTGCTTGAAGCCGGAACCGGAAAAGGACATCTTGCCCTTGCAATCGCGAAAAAAGGGCATAAGCTTATTACTTATGACGTTGATGATACAAATCAGCGTTACGCAAGGATGAATATTGATTCGGCCGGTTTAAGTGAAAAAGTTAAATTTTTAATTGAAAGCAAAGAAAAATTAAGTTTTAAGGACAACAGTTTTGACACTGTTTTCTGCGTTAACACGCTTCATCATCTGCGGGATTCCGCAATAGTGCTGGATGAATTAATAAGGGTGTTATCGGATAACGGAAAATTTATCCTCAGTGATTTTACAAAAAAAGCCTTTGATGTTATGGATGTTATACACAGAAATGACGGAAATGAACATGAAGTTGTAGGGTGGAGTATGGATAAAGCGGCGGAATTTTTGAAAAGTAAGGGCTGTATCATCACGGAAACGGCTGATGAGTATCAAACGGTATATATAATAAGGAAAGGTGTAAAATGA
- a CDS encoding ATP-binding protein: MIIAVASGKGGTGKTTVAVNFALSIDNAQLLDCDVEEPNSHLFLKPEITDRKKSVVLVPRVNHDICTYCQRCREVCAYGAIAVIPPSAGKGKGQVLIFDNLCHSCGACVMLCPEKAMFEEERETGIIETGKAGKVDFTHGRLNLKEAMSPPLIKQVKKGINKEKISIIDSPPGTSCPVIASVKGADFVLLVTEPTPFGLNDLKLAVETVKTLNLPVGIVINRSCENDHLIEDYSKREKIPVMMKIPFDRNIAVAYSKGINIVEVMPEYMEKFKGLLNLITSRIAGKGGVQ; this comes from the coding sequence ATGATAATAGCGGTGGCAAGCGGAAAGGGCGGCACCGGGAAAACCACGGTTGCCGTAAATTTCGCCCTTTCAATAGATAACGCGCAGCTTCTTGATTGTGATGTTGAAGAGCCAAATTCGCATTTGTTTTTAAAACCGGAAATAACTGACAGAAAAAAATCTGTTGTTTTGGTTCCCAGGGTAAATCACGATATATGTACTTACTGCCAAAGGTGCAGGGAAGTATGCGCTTATGGCGCTATAGCTGTTATCCCCCCTTCTGCCGGTAAAGGAAAAGGGCAGGTTTTAATTTTTGACAACCTTTGCCACAGCTGCGGCGCCTGCGTTATGCTTTGCCCTGAAAAAGCCATGTTTGAAGAAGAACGGGAAACCGGAATTATAGAAACAGGGAAAGCGGGAAAGGTTGATTTTACACACGGCAGGCTTAACTTAAAAGAAGCCATGTCTCCGCCCCTTATTAAACAGGTAAAAAAAGGCATTAATAAGGAAAAAATTTCCATTATTGATTCTCCTCCGGGGACATCGTGCCCTGTTATTGCGTCGGTTAAGGGCGCTGATTTTGTGCTGCTTGTAACCGAACCCACGCCTTTTGGATTAAATGACCTTAAACTTGCGGTTGAAACCGTTAAAACATTAAATTTACCGGTTGGAATAGTGATTAACAGGTCGTGTGAAAATGACCATCTTATTGAAGATTACAGTAAAAGGGAAAAGATACCCGTTATGATGAAAATACCTTTTGACAGGAATATAGCGGTGGCTTATTCAAAAGGGATTAATATCGTTGAGGTTATGCCTGAATACATGGAAAAGTTTAAAGGGCTTTTAAATTTAATCACCTCCCGTATTGCGGGAAAGGGGGGTGTTCAATGA
- a CDS encoding ATP-binding protein — MKQIVVISGKGGTGKTIFSSSFAVLAKNSVAADCDVDAANMHLLLHPQIEERHEFMAGQKAVLDKEQCIKCGKCVEACRFEAISDGYIIDAAACEGCGLCQRICPVKAIKMKPSTAGEWFVSKTKYGPFIHARLGIAEDNSGKLVSKVREAAKKKAEDINASYIIVDGPPGTGCPVMAAITGVDLAVVVTEPTVSGVHDLKRVAEVLGHFKIKAGIVVNKSDINTEKTSEIKEFALKSGMIFFGELSFSKEVSDAVINCKPPVEYCGENITGKIKEIWKSVETASN, encoded by the coding sequence ATGAAACAGATTGTTGTTATAAGCGGCAAGGGCGGAACAGGAAAAACTATTTTTTCTTCTTCTTTTGCCGTGCTTGCCAAAAACAGCGTGGCCGCGGACTGTGATGTGGATGCGGCGAATATGCACCTGCTTTTGCATCCGCAGATTGAAGAAAGGCATGAATTTATGGCGGGTCAAAAAGCGGTGCTGGATAAAGAGCAATGCATAAAATGCGGAAAATGCGTCGAAGCGTGCAGGTTTGAAGCTATAAGTGATGGCTATATAATTGACGCCGCGGCGTGCGAAGGGTGCGGGTTGTGCCAAAGAATATGCCCGGTGAAAGCCATTAAGATGAAACCAAGCACGGCCGGAGAGTGGTTTGTTTCAAAGACTAAATACGGCCCTTTTATTCACGCCAGACTTGGAATTGCCGAAGATAATTCAGGAAAGCTTGTAAGCAAAGTAAGGGAAGCGGCAAAGAAAAAAGCTGAAGATATAAATGCTTCTTATATTATAGTGGACGGACCTCCCGGAACAGGATGCCCTGTAATGGCGGCAATTACCGGTGTTGACCTTGCTGTTGTAGTAACCGAACCTACAGTATCGGGCGTGCATGATTTAAAAAGAGTCGCGGAAGTGCTTGGCCACTTTAAGATAAAAGCGGGAATTGTGGTTAATAAAAGCGATATAAATACTGAAAAAACCTCTGAAATAAAAGAATTTGCTTTAAAATCCGGCATGATTTTTTTTGGGGAGCTGTCTTTTTCCAAAGAGGTAAGCGATGCCGTCATAAACTGCAAACCGCCTGTTGAATACTGCGGTGAAAATATAACAGGTAAAATTAAGGAAATATGGAAATCTGTAGAAACGGCTTCAAACTGA